From the genome of Pirellulaceae bacterium:
GCTTCGATTAGGCAGGCGGACTGATGTTCAGCGCAAGATCAATTTGCCGGGCAACGGTAGCCAGCCGCTGCTGGTCGCCGCCGCCTACTTCTGCGGCCACCCAGCCGTGAAAGCCGATATCATCAAGTGCCTGGCGTACGTCGGCCCAGGGAATGTCATCCTCGGTGATGTCAGCCCAATTGTTCTTAGCTCGCGAAAAGCCTTTTATATCCAATTTAACGACGCGTCGTCCCAGCGTTCGTATCCATTGGGCGGGATCGCCATATTTCCAGTGATTGCCAATGTCAAATTGCATGCCCACCCACGGCGACTGAAATTGATCCACATACTGAACGTATTTTTGGGCGGTCTGATCGTTGGGGCCGTCGTGGTCATATAAGAACTGATTCCAGACATTTTCGATGGCGATCATGACACCTAGCTCTGCACACAGCGGCACACAACGGCTGATATTTTCAATCGATCGAGGCCAAATCTCGGATTCTAAACCATCTTCACCTTTGCCGACAACCAACAAGACGGTATGCCCGCCTACCGCATGAGTGGCACGCAGAGCGGTCTGTAAATCCTGCAGGGCTCGAGCACGAATAGCCGGATCAGGACTGGTATGTCGAATATTCCAGTGCGTCGAACAGACCGTACCATCGACGGGCAATCCAGTGGCGTCGATGGCGCGTCGCGCCTCATCGACGTCAAAACCGGGACTGTCCAACTCAATTCCATCAAAACCCGCTGCCTTGGCAACGCGAAACTTTTCGGTCAATCCACCGCTGGCTTTAACCATACCGATCTTAAGGGTTTTCAGCAGCCGTCGAGGGGGCGCGGTGTGCTCAATCGCTGGCGTCAGTTCAGTTCCGCCCGCTAGCCGATGACCGACAGCTAGTGCCCCCAGCGCAGCAGCTTGAGCCAACAAAGTTCGCCGATTGGGTTGACATTCCATAGTTGACTCTCGGGTGTGTGAAGCAATGAGGGATCAGACCGATTGCCGCTGGCGAATATAGTCAGCTAACTCTTGAATGGTCTCGACGTGCAGCAGTTCATCATCGACTTTGATTTTATAAGCCT
Proteins encoded in this window:
- a CDS encoding sugar phosphate isomerase/epimerase is translated as MECQPNRRTLLAQAAALGALAVGHRLAGGTELTPAIEHTAPPRRLLKTLKIGMVKASGGLTEKFRVAKAAGFDGIELDSPGFDVDEARRAIDATGLPVDGTVCSTHWNIRHTSPDPAIRARALQDLQTALRATHAVGGHTVLLVVGKGEDGLESEIWPRSIENISRCVPLCAELGVMIAIENVWNQFLYDHDGPNDQTAQKYVQYVDQFQSPWVGMQFDIGNHWKYGDPAQWIRTLGRRVVKLDIKGFSRAKNNWADITEDDIPWADVRQALDDIGFHGWVAAEVGGGDQQRLATVARQIDLALNISPPA